The genomic stretch GTGGGCATATGGGCATCCTGGCCGCCGGCGAACGCTGTGTCTCCACCACCAACCGCAACTTCATCGGGCGCATGGGCCACCGCACCAGCGAGGTCTACCTGGCCGGCCCGGCGGTCGCCGCCGCCAGCGCGGTGCTGGGGCGCATCGCCGGCCCCGATGAACTGCCGGCACCCTGGGCATGAGAGGAGGTCGAGGCTATCATGAAACTCACCGGAAAGGCCTGGGTATTTGGCGACAACATCGACACCGACGTCATCATCCCGGCGCGCCGGCTGAACATGTCCACCGCAGAGGAGCTGGCCAAATATGTGATGGAGGACCTGGACCCCAGCCTGGCGGGGAAGATCGAGCCTGGGGATATCTTTGTGGCCGGCAAGAACTTCGGATGCGGCTCGTCGCGCGAGCACGCGCCGCTGGCATTGAAAGGCGCCGGCGTGGCCTGCGTCATCGCCGAGAGCTTCGCCCGCATCTTTTACCGCAACGCCATCAATATCGGGCTTCCCATCCTGGAATCGCCTGAGGCGGCGCGCCGCATCCGCCAGGGAGATCGGGTCACGGTGGACCTGAGCACCGGCATCATCACCGACGAGACAACCGGCGAGCAGTTCCAGTCGGAGCCGTATCCGGAATTCATCCTGCAAATCATCCGGGCCGGCGGCCTCATCGCCAAGACCCGCCAGGACCTGCTGGGAGGTGCCGCATGAAAGCCCATATCGTGCTCCTGCCGGGTGACGGTATTGGTCCGGAGGTCGTGGCGGAGGGCGTCAAAGTCCTCAAAGCGGTGGCGCAGGAACGCGGCATGGAACTGCATCTGCAGGAGGAACTGCTGGGCGCCTGCGCCATTGACCGCACCGGCAGTCCTCTCCCGCCGGCCACGCTGGAAGCGGTCTCCCAGTGCGACGCTGTGCTGATGGGCGCGGTGGGCCATCCGAAGTACGACGACCCGAAACTGCCGGTACGGCCGGAACAGGGCCTTTTGGGACTGCGCAAAGCCATGGGGGTGTTTGCCAACCTGCGGCCCGTGGCGGTCATGCCGGCCCTGCTCCACGCCTCCACGCTGAAGCCCGAGGTACTGCAGGGCACCGACCTGATCGTGGTGCGCGAGCTGACCGGCGGCATCTATTTCGGCCAGCCCAAGGAGCGCGGGGTGAAGGACGGCCAGCGCTGGGCGATGGATACCATGCACTACTGGGAGCATGAGGTGCGCCGGGTGGCCCATGTGGCCTTTCGCCTGGCGCGCCAGCGCCGCAAAAAGCTGACCTCGGTGGACAAGGCTAATGTGCTGGAATGCTCCCGCATGTGGCGCGAGGTGGTCAACGAGGTGGCACAGGAATATCCCGACGTGACGCTGGAGCACATGTTGGTGGATGCCTGCGCCATGGCGCTGATCCGCACCCCGACCAGCTTCGACGTGGTGCTGACGGAGAACATGTTCGGCGACATCCTGACTGACGAGGCCGCCATGCTCGCCGGCTCCATCGGCATGCTCCCCTCGGCCTCGCTGGGGGAGGGCCGGCGCGGCCTGTATGAGCCGATCCACGGATCGGCCCCGACCATCGCCGGCAAGAACATCGCCAACCCGCTGGGCACCATCCTCAGCGTGGCCATGCTACTGCGCCATTCGCTGGACATGGAGACGGAGGCACGGGCGGTGGAAGAGGCCGTAGCGGCGGTGCTGGCGGCCGGCTACCGCACTGCCGATATCGCCGAACCGGGATGCACCACCGTTGGCACCAGCCAGATGGGCGATCTGGTGGTCCAGCACCTCAAGCTGTGATGCCCTGGTGACTTGCGATATAAAACAGCGGGCCTGTGCCAAGGGGCAAGGCCCGCTGTTTTTATATGCGTGCGAGAGCTTACTCGAAGAGCACGCGCGGCTGCTGGAGCAAATGCTGTTTGTCGCGAGCGCTGAAGGGGATGGCGTCGAGGGTGAGCGGCTTGACGCCGGCCGGCAGTTCCCAGGGCATGGTCCATTCGGGCCGCGCATGCTCCACGATTTGCCAGGCCGCCTCGCTGGGCACGACAGTCAGCAGGCGCGCCGCCTGCGCCGGGAAGCGGGCGATGAAGCGCAGTTCGTCGGGGAGGAGCGGGAGCTGGTTGTGCGCGTTGGCGAGCTGGACCAGCTCCAAGACGGTGCGGGCCTCCTCCTCGCTCTCGAACTCGATGCCCAGTTCGCTGTAGACATGGCGCAGGCCGGCGACCCCGCCGAACTCGCCCGTGGTGATGATGCGCCCGCGCGGCCGCAGTTCGAATTCGGGCCGGCCCAGCACGGTGAAGTCAAACAGCTCGTAATTGTGGCGGTCTTTCAGCGCGCCGTCGGCGTGGATGCCGGATTCATGGGCGAAAGCATTGGCGCCGACGCCGGGCTGATTGATGGGGATTTTCTGGCCGGTGCTGTAGGCCACATAGCGGCAGAGGGTCCAGGCCCAGCGCAGGTCCACCGGCCGGCCCAGCGGGAGCTGGTCATGTAGGTCCCGGGCATATTCGATGGCCAGGAGCACGGAGACCAGGTCCGCGTTGCCGGCGCGCTCGCCCATGCCGTTGACCGTGGTGTTGATCCAGGCGTCCTGGCCGGCCTCGATGACCTCCACCGCGCCGGCGAGGGAATTGGCCACCGCCAGGCCGAGATCGTTGTGACAGTGCAGTTCGATGGGCATCTGGGCT from Anaerolineae bacterium encodes the following:
- a CDS encoding 3-isopropylmalate dehydratase small subunit — translated: MKLTGKAWVFGDNIDTDVIIPARRLNMSTAEELAKYVMEDLDPSLAGKIEPGDIFVAGKNFGCGSSREHAPLALKGAGVACVIAESFARIFYRNAINIGLPILESPEAARRIRQGDRVTVDLSTGIITDETTGEQFQSEPYPEFILQIIRAGGLIAKTRQDLLGGAA
- the leuB gene encoding 3-isopropylmalate dehydrogenase, with product MKAHIVLLPGDGIGPEVVAEGVKVLKAVAQERGMELHLQEELLGACAIDRTGSPLPPATLEAVSQCDAVLMGAVGHPKYDDPKLPVRPEQGLLGLRKAMGVFANLRPVAVMPALLHASTLKPEVLQGTDLIVVRELTGGIYFGQPKERGVKDGQRWAMDTMHYWEHEVRRVAHVAFRLARQRRKKLTSVDKANVLECSRMWREVVNEVAQEYPDVTLEHMLVDACAMALIRTPTSFDVVLTENMFGDILTDEAAMLAGSIGMLPSASLGEGRRGLYEPIHGSAPTIAGKNIANPLGTILSVAMLLRHSLDMETEARAVEEAVAAVLAAGYRTADIAEPGCTTVGTSQMGDLVVQHLKL
- a CDS encoding homocitrate synthase, producing MASVYLLDTTNRDGVQTARITLSKLQKTMVNIYLGQMGVHQSEMSFPFVRHEHNYIAANLELHAMGVMGDMVISGWLRAQRQDAIFSLQTGLRDFDLSMSTSPQMMQHKFKGKYTPEQVIEITVDAVRAAIEHGARSIIVSAEDSSRSDLGFLIEFAQAVKAAGACRLRYCDTLGYDTPASIAPRVRALAEKAQMPIELHCHNDLGLAVANSLAGAVEVIEAGQDAWINTTVNGMGERAGNADLVSVLLAIEYARDLHDQLPLGRPVDLRWAWTLCRYVAYSTGQKIPINQPGVGANAFAHESGIHADGALKDRHNYELFDFTVLGRPEFELRPRGRIITTGEFGGVAGLRHVYSELGIEFESEEEARTVLELVQLANAHNQLPLLPDELRFIARFPAQAARLLTVVPSEAAWQIVEHARPEWTMPWELPAGVKPLTLDAIPFSARDKQHLLQQPRVLFE